In a single window of the Papaver somniferum cultivar HN1 chromosome 8, ASM357369v1, whole genome shotgun sequence genome:
- the LOC113304465 gene encoding mitochondrial import inner membrane translocase subunit TIM8-like — MDGMNSPALQQFIEQEKERAMLNEMVAKLTDACWDKCITSTPGAKFSSSESSCLSNCAQRYMDMSMIIMKRFQSMN; from the exons ATGGACGGCATGAACAGCCCTGCATTACAACAGTTTATTGAG cAAGAAAAAGAAAGAGCAATGCTGAATGAAATGGTGGCTAAGCTTACAGATGCTTGCTGGGACAAGTGCATAACCAGTACCCCTGGGGCTAAGTTCAGCTCTAGTGAATCATCTTGTCTTTCCAACTGCGCTCAACGATATATGGACATGAGCATGATTATCATGAAACGTTTTCAATCCATGAACTGA